The following coding sequences lie in one Archaeoglobus neptunius genomic window:
- a CDS encoding KH domain-containing protein, giving the protein MNVIEIEVPEDRIGVLIGKEGEIRKLIEERTGCKLKISGRYGSVKIECGDAIGFMKARDVVTAIAHGFSPDVALKLLDDDFLVLEVIDLSSMVSDNSMRRIKGRIIGKEGKMRKQIEDMLNVNVSVRDKYVAIIGEAENVGAAREALMMLIDGAQHSTVIKFMEKKRRDLKSRSLDWI; this is encoded by the coding sequence ATGAACGTTATCGAGATTGAGGTTCCAGAGGACAGAATTGGCGTGTTAATCGGGAAGGAAGGAGAGATAAGAAAACTCATTGAAGAAAGGACAGGATGCAAATTGAAGATAAGCGGTAGGTACGGGTCTGTTAAGATTGAATGTGGTGATGCCATAGGTTTCATGAAGGCCAGAGATGTCGTAACCGCCATTGCGCACGGCTTTTCACCTGATGTCGCTCTGAAACTTCTTGATGACGATTTTCTTGTGCTGGAGGTTATTGACCTGTCCAGTATGGTTTCCGATAACTCCATGAGGAGAATAAAGGGCAGAATTATAGGAAAGGAAGGAAAAATGAGAAAGCAAATTGAAGATATGCTAAATGTGAACGTTTCTGTGCGGGACAAATACGTTGCAATTATAGGGGAGGCGGAAAATGTCGGTGCTGCCAGAGAGGCGCTGATGATGCTTATTGACGGTGCACAGCACTCAACAGTTATAAAGTTCATGGAGAAAAAGAGGAGAGATTTGAAGTCGAGGAGCCTTGATTGGATATGA
- a CDS encoding DNA topoisomerase I — protein sequence MSWLIITEKDNTARRIASILFKDVKKLKKGRVTYYHSPSGDAYVVGLKGHIVELDFPKELNNWSKTPLEKLLDVKFVRKIKEKTISSILKDLAKDASRVTIATDYDREGELIGVEALEMVKKVNPNVKVDRVKYSAVTEQEIKAAFSKPVTVDFNLANAALARQKIDLIWGATLTRLVSVHSGRMGKDFLSVGRVQTPTLRLIVDRELEIQGFKPEKYYEIFAEFDGFVARHPERYSNREEAEKVFSAIGEMAEVKSFSRRKVEEAKPIPFNTTEFLREASKFMSPHKAMSIAETLYMNGYISYPRTDNTVYPKTLNIIGIVKSLAAVFPEADVVLRQEKIIPSRGRRETKDHPPIYPTGVASKNELSKDEWRIYELVVRRFLATLAPKAVWDVRKADLESNGVRFVANGRTLLEKGWREIYIYSKVEETSLPLLKKGEILKIHKKRLEEKETKPPHRFSASSLIKAMERLNLGTKSTRHEIIQKLMSRGYIHGNPFRPSETALSVINVLKETAETITLPDMTAKLEEEMDMIAEGKKNELEVVQDSKNMLRQILDTIDYGKLSRELKEGIKKDKVLGKCPECEGELVLRKSKAKKRFIGCSNYPDCTFTLPLPQNGTLYVTSKLCREHGIKEVKIRTKKGYWNLGCPYCNYLRWKENSG from the coding sequence ATGAGCTGGCTGATTATAACGGAGAAGGACAATACGGCCAGGAGAATTGCGTCAATTCTTTTCAAAGATGTTAAAAAGCTGAAAAAAGGTAGAGTCACATACTACCACTCCCCATCAGGCGATGCCTACGTCGTGGGTCTGAAGGGCCATATTGTTGAGCTTGATTTCCCGAAAGAACTAAACAACTGGTCTAAAACTCCTTTAGAAAAGCTGCTTGATGTGAAATTTGTCAGGAAAATTAAAGAGAAGACGATATCTTCGATTCTGAAGGATCTTGCAAAAGATGCGAGTAGAGTAACGATCGCCACCGACTACGACCGGGAGGGTGAGCTCATAGGTGTTGAGGCTCTTGAGATGGTTAAAAAGGTAAATCCGAACGTTAAAGTTGATAGGGTGAAGTACAGTGCCGTAACCGAGCAGGAGATTAAAGCAGCCTTTTCAAAACCCGTAACCGTGGACTTCAACCTTGCAAATGCTGCTCTGGCTAGGCAGAAGATAGACCTGATATGGGGGGCAACCCTGACAAGGCTGGTTTCGGTCCATTCGGGAAGAATGGGAAAGGACTTTCTGAGTGTTGGAAGGGTGCAGACACCAACTTTGAGACTGATTGTTGATCGAGAGCTTGAAATTCAGGGCTTCAAGCCTGAAAAGTACTATGAAATATTTGCCGAGTTTGATGGTTTTGTTGCAAGGCATCCTGAGAGATACAGCAACAGAGAGGAGGCAGAAAAGGTATTTTCAGCTATCGGTGAAATGGCTGAGGTAAAATCCTTCAGCAGGAGGAAAGTTGAAGAGGCGAAACCCATACCCTTTAACACTACTGAGTTTCTCAGAGAAGCATCTAAGTTCATGTCTCCCCATAAGGCCATGTCCATTGCAGAAACACTGTATATGAACGGTTACATCAGCTATCCGAGGACAGACAATACTGTTTATCCGAAAACGCTTAATATTATCGGAATTGTCAAATCTCTCGCTGCAGTTTTTCCAGAGGCGGACGTGGTTCTCAGACAGGAGAAGATTATCCCGTCAAGGGGCAGAAGGGAGACGAAAGACCATCCGCCCATCTATCCTACGGGTGTGGCCTCAAAGAATGAGCTTTCAAAGGACGAATGGAGAATTTACGAGCTTGTTGTTAGGCGTTTTCTGGCAACACTCGCTCCAAAAGCCGTCTGGGATGTACGAAAAGCGGATCTGGAGAGCAACGGCGTCAGGTTCGTGGCAAACGGCAGAACCCTTCTCGAGAAGGGATGGAGAGAGATATACATATACTCTAAGGTCGAGGAAACGTCCCTTCCCTTGCTTAAAAAAGGTGAGATACTGAAAATACATAAAAAGAGGCTTGAAGAGAAGGAGACAAAACCTCCGCATCGATTTTCCGCATCGTCCCTTATAAAGGCAATGGAAAGGCTGAATCTCGGAACAAAGTCAACCAGGCATGAGATAATACAGAAGCTGATGAGCAGAGGGTACATACACGGAAACCCGTTCAGGCCGAGTGAAACTGCCTTATCGGTGATAAACGTCCTGAAAGAAACTGCGGAGACCATAACACTGCCCGATATGACCGCAAAGCTTGAAGAAGAGATGGACATGATTGCAGAAGGAAAGAAAAATGAACTGGAGGTCGTTCAGGACTCAAAGAACATGTTAAGGCAGATTCTCGATACCATCGATTACGGAAAGCTCAGTAGAGAGCTGAAGGAGGGAATAAAGAAAGATAAGGTTTTGGGAAAGTGTCCAGAATGCGAAGGAGAACTTGTTTTAAGAAAATCAAAGGCAAAAAAGAGATTTATCGGCTGCAGCAACTATCCTGATTGTACCTTCACACTTCCTCTCCCTCAAAACGGAACCCTCTACGTCACTTCAAAACTTTGCAGAGAGCACGGAATTAAAGAGGTCAAAATCAGAACGAAGAAGGGTTACTGGAATCTCGGCTGCCCTTACTGCAATTATCTCAGATGGAAGGAAAATTCTGGCTGA
- a CDS encoding helix-turn-helix domain-containing protein gives MSEIVEASDVRNTEPSVKDVLKFIGRKGMSDILYCLEKEPKRFSQIMFETKLNPSILDRHLKVLLKFGLVVKDGNFYRLTESGIRVVETIDELLEVFRKNLD, from the coding sequence GTGTCGGAGATAGTAGAGGCCAGTGACGTGAGAAATACGGAACCAAGTGTAAAGGACGTGCTCAAGTTTATTGGCAGGAAGGGCATGAGCGACATACTCTACTGTCTCGAAAAAGAGCCGAAAAGATTTTCCCAGATAATGTTTGAAACCAAGCTAAATCCGAGTATTCTGGACAGGCATCTCAAGGTTCTGCTGAAATTTGGCCTTGTGGTAAAAGACGGGAACTTTTACAGACTCACCGAATCCGGTATCAGGGTTGTCGAAACGATTGATGAGCTTCTCGAAGTTTTTAGAAAGAATCTGGATTAG
- a CDS encoding winged helix-turn-helix domain-containing protein translates to MKAGSIASNPSKLKIMNLLVKKGLSKEKIVKSTRIPENLVNGILDELMKDGFVAEKDGVYSATEEGKKALKSLKV, encoded by the coding sequence ATGAAAGCCGGTTCGATAGCATCAAATCCCAGCAAACTTAAAATCATGAATCTTCTGGTTAAGAAAGGGCTTTCAAAGGAAAAAATCGTAAAGTCTACAAGAATACCTGAAAATCTTGTAAACGGTATTCTGGACGAACTCATGAAGGACGGCTTTGTAGCGGAAAAGGATGGAGTTTATTCTGCAACAGAAGAGGGCAAAAAAGCCCTTAAGAGCTTGAAGGTTTGA
- a CDS encoding radical SAM protein: MLREREEGSEKVFVLRDIVEIRIPKNVYRKLERRYSKEYIISYCETKRILNRVTGRELVFVTKESGIPLLGHSAFGIIDRGTNLLQIRCISGCNLNCIFCSVDEGRMSRTRKTDYLVDPDYMLEEIEKAVEFKGGGVELHLDGQGEPTLYPYFEYFVERASRINGVEVISLQTNGTLLNESRISAIEDYVTRVNLSLSSLDGKVAKKLHGPYNVEKVMEVAEMIVNSKMDLLIAPVWVPGYNDKEIPGIIEFALEIGAGKRYPPLGIQKYIPYRFGRKAGKSIPFREFYARLKEYEREYGIKLILKPEDFGMERRRKIPCPFKKGERERARIMAEGRLVGEKLCVSRNRSVAVMSDKKVGDVVEFEVVSTKDGIVVGVER, translated from the coding sequence ATGTTAAGGGAAAGGGAAGAGGGTAGCGAAAAAGTATTCGTCCTGAGAGACATAGTTGAGATAAGGATTCCGAAAAATGTGTACCGTAAGCTTGAGAGGAGATACTCGAAGGAGTATATAATATCTTACTGCGAAACAAAGAGGATTCTAAACAGAGTTACCGGACGGGAGCTTGTTTTTGTCACAAAGGAAAGTGGAATTCCGCTTCTCGGCCATTCAGCGTTTGGCATAATTGATAGGGGAACAAATTTGCTTCAAATAAGGTGCATATCAGGTTGCAACCTGAATTGTATTTTCTGCAGCGTTGATGAAGGCAGGATGAGCAGAACTAGGAAAACCGACTACTTGGTCGATCCTGACTACATGCTTGAAGAGATTGAGAAGGCTGTTGAATTTAAAGGTGGTGGTGTGGAGCTGCATTTGGATGGCCAGGGTGAGCCGACGCTGTATCCATACTTTGAATATTTTGTGGAGAGAGCGAGCAGGATTAACGGAGTGGAGGTGATATCTCTGCAAACAAATGGAACTTTACTCAACGAAAGCAGAATATCGGCTATTGAGGATTATGTTACGAGAGTAAACCTGTCATTAAGCTCGCTGGATGGAAAAGTTGCGAAGAAGCTCCATGGGCCGTATAACGTTGAGAAGGTCATGGAAGTGGCTGAGATGATTGTGAACAGCAAAATGGATCTACTCATCGCACCGGTCTGGGTTCCGGGGTATAATGATAAAGAAATTCCAGGGATTATAGAATTTGCACTCGAAATAGGGGCCGGGAAGAGGTATCCGCCACTCGGAATTCAGAAGTACATTCCCTACAGGTTTGGAAGGAAAGCAGGGAAGAGCATACCATTCAGGGAGTTTTACGCAAGGCTTAAAGAATATGAGAGGGAGTACGGAATTAAGCTGATTCTGAAACCGGAAGACTTTGGTATGGAGAGGAGGAGAAAAATCCCATGCCCGTTTAAGAAGGGAGAAAGAGAAAGGGCGAGAATTATGGCTGAAGGTAGGCTGGTTGGTGAGAAGCTCTGCGTCTCGAGAAATAGAAGCGTAGCGGTGATGAGCGACAAAAAAGTTGGGGATGTGGTTGAATTTGAGGTGGTGAGTACGAAGGACGGAATTGTTGTGGGTGTGGAGAGATGA
- a CDS encoding phosphoribosylaminoimidazolecarboxamide formyltransferase: MKALVSSSVKEGLEQPVLELKRMGFEILATDGTADYLEERGVEVRRLSEITGIEEDAWVKTLHPRIYEMIFSGEIDVVVVIPYRFDERPCRENIDIGGISLIRAAAKAGIGVAYDLESFKRLIDFLKGKGDAPSADAFYFTSEYDRKIAEWLEGKERDEAP, encoded by the coding sequence ATGAAGGCTCTGGTCTCGTCAAGTGTAAAGGAAGGGCTGGAGCAACCGGTTTTGGAGCTGAAGAGAATGGGATTTGAAATACTTGCCACCGATGGAACTGCAGATTACCTTGAAGAGAGGGGTGTGGAGGTCAGAAGACTTTCCGAGATAACGGGTATTGAAGAGGACGCATGGGTTAAAACCCTCCATCCGAGAATCTATGAGATGATCTTTTCCGGTGAGATAGACGTCGTCGTTGTGATTCCCTACAGATTCGATGAAAGGCCATGCAGGGAAAACATCGACATTGGCGGCATTTCACTGATCAGAGCGGCAGCCAAGGCCGGAATTGGTGTGGCTTACGATCTGGAGAGTTTTAAAAGGCTAATTGATTTTTTAAAGGGTAAAGGTGACGCCCCCTCTGCAGACGCCTTTTATTTCACCTCTGAGTATGACAGGAAGATTGCTGAGTGGCTGGAGGGGAAGGAGAGAGATGAAGCACCTTGA
- a CDS encoding ASCH domain-containing protein: MKHLEFRRKYVNQLLSGKKRITIRNWTNLKEGDDVFVHCGGKIIGKAHIKSIRRKKVSELTEREAKLDGFRSLEEMLNEIRKLGYGDEIYVIEFDFEPLESVSPHNMYYGSSDLEEIARKSLEHLDLSESERRILETFLRYGSIRRAARKLGGSRRRGDVRKVLRDCYLRLKEKGLAE, from the coding sequence ATGAAGCACCTTGAATTCAGAAGGAAGTATGTCAATCAGCTTTTATCTGGTAAGAAGAGAATTACAATCAGAAACTGGACGAATTTAAAAGAGGGAGACGATGTTTTTGTCCACTGTGGCGGGAAGATAATAGGAAAGGCTCACATAAAATCTATCAGACGAAAGAAAGTCTCTGAATTAACAGAAAGGGAGGCCAAGCTTGACGGCTTTAGAAGTCTTGAGGAAATGCTGAACGAGATCAGGAAGTTGGGTTATGGTGATGAGATTTACGTTATAGAATTCGATTTTGAGCCTTTAGAATCCGTAAGTCCCCATAACATGTACTATGGCAGCTCAGATCTGGAAGAAATTGCCAGGAAAAGCCTTGAACACCTTGATCTGAGTGAGAGTGAAAGAAGGATTCTCGAGACTTTTTTGAGATATGGCAGCATCAGGAGGGCTGCGAGAAAGCTTGGGGGAAGCAGGAGGAGGGGAGATGTAAGAAAGGTCCTGAGAGACTGCTATCTCAGGTTGAAGGAGAAGGGGCTGGCTGAGTAG
- a CDS encoding mandelate racemase/muconate lactonizing enzyme family protein, with product MKIDDLKVHVISQPLREPVRFSWEPFPRPVYVYSIVEVESDGYRGYSAIEFGPAYKQFLETTVKMTLQVLGTEEIDERLLEIGSWAIQRLGAFEVALWDLKAKMEGLPLYRLLGGTRRRVKIYASTGRLLNPEDTLKLVEKYVEMGIDTVKLRFRRERIEDDLEVLKAAVSEFGDLKIAVDANQAWSYTPPYWSRKVALKVARELENYDVLWLEEPLWKDDVEGYRWLRENTTVEIAGGELEHGLQRFRMLIENGAFDIVQADAVYSNGIAECRKVAAVAEAFGIRFMPHAWDPGLGWLANLHLAASLPEKLCPYIETPFDPLWWDEVMFGALNGRVEIENGYAVLPETPGLGLEPDEEKLRKMRI from the coding sequence ATGAAAATTGACGATTTGAAGGTGCATGTAATCTCCCAACCTCTCCGTGAGCCGGTGCGGTTTTCGTGGGAGCCTTTTCCGAGGCCGGTATATGTTTACAGCATTGTTGAGGTTGAAAGTGATGGTTACAGGGGATATTCTGCCATTGAATTCGGACCAGCATACAAGCAGTTCCTTGAAACCACTGTAAAAATGACATTGCAGGTTTTGGGTACGGAAGAGATTGATGAGAGGCTGCTCGAAATCGGAAGCTGGGCAATACAGCGTCTCGGAGCTTTTGAAGTAGCTTTGTGGGATTTGAAGGCTAAGATGGAAGGACTGCCACTTTACAGACTTCTGGGCGGGACGAGAAGGAGAGTAAAGATTTACGCAAGCACTGGAAGACTTTTGAATCCTGAAGATACTTTAAAGCTTGTTGAGAAATACGTGGAGATGGGAATTGATACCGTAAAGCTGAGGTTCAGGAGAGAAAGGATTGAGGACGACCTTGAGGTTTTGAAAGCTGCAGTCAGTGAATTTGGAGATTTGAAGATTGCTGTTGACGCAAATCAGGCCTGGAGCTATACTCCTCCTTACTGGAGCAGAAAGGTGGCTTTGAAGGTTGCAAGAGAGCTGGAAAACTACGATGTGCTCTGGCTTGAAGAACCACTCTGGAAAGACGATGTTGAGGGATACAGATGGCTCAGGGAGAACACCACGGTGGAGATCGCTGGTGGGGAGCTTGAGCATGGCCTTCAGAGGTTCAGAATGCTCATCGAGAATGGAGCTTTTGACATCGTACAGGCAGATGCCGTTTATTCTAACGGGATTGCTGAGTGCAGAAAAGTTGCTGCGGTTGCAGAGGCTTTTGGGATCAGATTCATGCCACACGCATGGGACCCGGGTCTGGGCTGGCTGGCAAATCTGCATCTCGCTGCTTCGCTACCGGAAAAGCTTTGCCCCTATATAGAAACACCTTTTGATCCACTTTGGTGGGATGAGGTGATGTTCGGGGCTCTTAATGGCAGAGTTGAGATTGAGAATGGTTATGCTGTCCTGCCAGAAACTCCGGGTCTTGGACTTGAGCCTGATGAAGAGAAGTTGAGAAAGATGAGGATTTAG
- a CDS encoding inositol-3-phosphate synthase, which produces MRIWLIGAYGIVSTTAMAGAMAIQKGVAPKTGLVSELPPFNGIERYAPFSFEFGGHEIRTMENAYEAAKEHWELNRHFERDILDSVKDELENIVAERGTALNCGSGIEGLGKISTLEDEGMTLREIADRIIEDIKKFADDETVVINVASTEPLPNFNEEYHGTIDGFERMIDEDRKEFASASMLYAYAALKLKLPYANFTPSAGSSIPALKQLAEENGVPHAGNDGKTGETLVKTTLAPMFAYRNMEVVGWMSYNILGDYDGKVLSARDNKESKVLSKDKVLEKMLGYSPYSITEIQFFPSLVDNKTAFDFIHFRGFLGRLMKFYFIWDAIDAIVASPLILDIARFLLFAKKRGVRGVVKEMAFFFKSPMDTNVINTHEQFEVLKRWFAELS; this is translated from the coding sequence ATGAGAATTTGGCTAATCGGTGCTTATGGTATAGTTTCAACAACAGCAATGGCAGGAGCGATGGCCATTCAAAAAGGTGTTGCTCCAAAGACAGGTCTCGTTTCGGAACTCCCTCCGTTTAATGGAATTGAAAGGTACGCTCCCTTTTCATTCGAGTTTGGCGGGCATGAAATAAGAACCATGGAAAATGCGTATGAAGCTGCAAAGGAGCACTGGGAGCTGAACAGACACTTTGAGAGGGATATTCTCGATTCAGTGAAGGACGAACTTGAGAACATCGTGGCTGAGAGGGGCACAGCTTTGAACTGCGGAAGCGGTATTGAGGGGCTCGGGAAAATCAGCACTCTGGAGGACGAGGGGATGACCCTGAGAGAGATAGCGGACAGAATAATCGAGGACATAAAAAAATTTGCAGATGATGAAACGGTGGTGATAAACGTTGCCTCCACAGAACCGTTGCCGAACTTCAACGAGGAGTACCATGGCACTATTGACGGATTCGAAAGGATGATTGATGAAGACAGGAAGGAGTTTGCCTCTGCAAGCATGCTCTACGCCTACGCTGCTTTGAAGCTAAAACTGCCCTACGCGAACTTCACGCCAAGTGCTGGCTCCTCAATACCAGCACTTAAGCAGCTCGCTGAAGAGAACGGGGTTCCGCACGCAGGTAACGACGGTAAAACTGGCGAGACTCTTGTCAAGACCACTCTCGCCCCAATGTTCGCCTACAGGAACATGGAGGTTGTTGGATGGATGAGTTACAACATTCTTGGCGATTATGACGGTAAGGTTCTGTCTGCTAGGGATAACAAGGAGAGCAAGGTTCTCAGCAAAGACAAGGTTCTGGAGAAAATGCTTGGATACTCACCATACAGCATAACCGAAATACAGTTCTTCCCAAGTCTCGTTGACAACAAAACTGCCTTCGATTTTATCCATTTCAGGGGCTTCTTGGGCAGACTGATGAAGTTCTACTTCATCTGGGATGCCATAGATGCCATCGTTGCCTCACCGCTGATTCTCGACATTGCCAGATTTCTGCTGTTTGCCAAAAAGAGGGGTGTGAGGGGTGTGGTAAAGGAAATGGCTTTCTTCTTCAAAAGCCCAATGGACACCAACGTGATCAACACCCACGAGCAGTTTGAGGTTCTTAAAAGGTGGTTCGCAGAGCTTTCCTGA
- a CDS encoding M42 family metallopeptidase, which translates to MKELIAKLSNAHGISGFEDEIREIITSEMEDWADEIKVDSMGNVICTKNGGSPEVMVAAHIDEIGFVVKYIDDKGFIRVAPIGGWFSQIALAQRVVLYGKKKVYGVIGCKPPHLMKDEERKKGIEIKDMFVDVGASSKDEVLEMGINVGTPVALDREVVELSNGRITGKAFDNRVGVAVMIEAVRRASADITIHAVATVQEEVGLKGARTSAFAIEPDAAIAVDSCVAADFPGSESAHMDVKLGKGAAITIVDASGRGLIASPKVLRWLTETADEYNIPYQLEVAEGGTTDATAIHLTKAGIPAGVVSVPARYIHSPVEVVDLKDVESAVNIVARALETAKKYF; encoded by the coding sequence CTGAAGGAGTTGATTGCGAAACTGAGTAATGCCCACGGAATTAGCGGGTTTGAGGATGAGATAAGAGAGATCATAACGTCCGAGATGGAGGATTGGGCCGACGAGATAAAAGTGGATTCAATGGGAAACGTAATTTGCACGAAGAATGGTGGAAGTCCGGAAGTGATGGTTGCAGCCCACATTGACGAGATAGGCTTTGTTGTCAAGTACATTGATGATAAGGGCTTCATCAGGGTTGCTCCAATTGGCGGATGGTTTTCACAGATTGCTCTGGCACAGAGAGTCGTTCTTTACGGCAAAAAAAAGGTTTACGGTGTTATCGGCTGCAAACCCCCTCACCTCATGAAGGATGAGGAGAGGAAGAAGGGCATCGAGATCAAGGACATGTTCGTTGATGTGGGGGCGAGCAGCAAGGACGAGGTTCTGGAAATGGGAATAAATGTTGGAACGCCAGTTGCTTTGGACAGAGAGGTTGTGGAGCTTTCTAACGGTAGAATCACAGGAAAGGCGTTTGACAACAGAGTGGGAGTGGCTGTGATGATTGAAGCTGTTAGAAGGGCCAGTGCTGACATCACGATTCATGCGGTGGCAACCGTGCAGGAGGAGGTAGGTTTGAAGGGGGCAAGAACTTCTGCATTTGCAATCGAGCCTGATGCCGCCATTGCAGTGGACAGTTGCGTAGCAGCAGACTTTCCTGGCAGTGAGTCTGCACATATGGATGTAAAGCTCGGGAAGGGAGCTGCAATAACCATTGTCGATGCTTCGGGCAGGGGGTTGATTGCATCACCAAAAGTTTTGCGCTGGCTTACGGAGACGGCTGATGAGTACAACATACCTTATCAGCTCGAGGTGGCGGAGGGTGGAACGACAGATGCTACGGCCATTCACCTCACAAAGGCCGGAATTCCTGCTGGAGTTGTCAGTGTGCCTGCCAGATACATACACAGTCCGGTAGAGGTCGTGGATTTAAAGGATGTCGAGAGTGCTGTAAATATAGTGGCAAGGGCTCTTGAAACAGCAAAAAAGTACTTTTAG
- the hxlB gene encoding 6-phospho-3-hexuloisomerase, with translation MKIKYAGIMVGETLIRFLDVVSEHIKNLKDHIELHKVEETIRLIDTSNAIFVIGAGRSGYIARAFAMRLMHLGYSVYVVGEAVTPRIRSDDTLIAISGSGETTSVVNISKKAKDIGSKLVAITGNKNSSLAKMSDIVVLIKGKMKSERDEALSQLAPLGTMFELTAMIFLDALVAEIMMQKHLTESDLEARHAVLE, from the coding sequence ATGAAGATAAAATATGCAGGGATTATGGTGGGCGAGACTCTGATAAGGTTTCTTGATGTTGTCTCAGAACACATCAAGAATCTCAAAGACCATATAGAACTGCATAAGGTCGAAGAGACCATCAGACTGATTGATACGTCAAACGCCATTTTCGTCATAGGTGCGGGTAGAAGTGGTTATATAGCGAGGGCCTTTGCCATGCGGTTAATGCATCTTGGTTACTCTGTCTATGTTGTGGGAGAGGCAGTTACACCGAGAATAAGAAGTGATGATACGCTCATAGCAATATCCGGAAGTGGAGAGACTACATCTGTTGTAAACATCAGCAAAAAAGCCAAGGACATAGGATCAAAGCTCGTAGCAATAACCGGAAACAAAAACTCAAGTCTGGCAAAGATGTCAGATATCGTGGTGCTGATAAAGGGCAAAATGAAGTCTGAGAGGGATGAGGCGCTGTCTCAGCTTGCCCCCCTCGGCACGATGTTTGAACTCACCGCAATGATATTTCTGGATGCTCTCGTGGCGGAGATCATGATGCAAAAGCATCTTACCGAGAGCGATCTTGAGGCAAGACATGCTGTTCTCGAATAA
- a CDS encoding phosphate uptake regulator PhoU → MLESRKVFFSGKSSYILTLPKKWVKENSIEPGTEVLLSIGKNFITIYPKKFGLKRKSIFIDAKNLKHESLIRRIISYYLAGTDSIKIKVYNEEQRSAVVRASDILMGTEIVEDTGKEIMLEIFLDNSRLKTEYIMRRMGNTCIGMVSDFCSALRKFDRYLCNSIIAREKEVDRLHFLLLRQLKLANIYADVASELELPVEKLQEYRTVVRALERVADHGANMAENLLDLGKPVEFLCEFVDADLEMLRTAVVAFLENEIELAEVVLEEFDEIEELEKKIYSKVLTADVEEAVNLKSMIDSISRIASYSADIAEVVVNMAVI, encoded by the coding sequence ATGCTCGAAAGCAGAAAGGTGTTTTTCAGTGGTAAAAGCAGCTACATCCTGACCCTGCCAAAGAAGTGGGTAAAGGAGAACAGCATTGAGCCGGGAACTGAAGTTCTGCTGAGCATTGGAAAGAATTTTATTACCATATATCCCAAAAAATTCGGTCTTAAAAGAAAGTCAATTTTTATTGATGCTAAGAATTTAAAACATGAATCGCTTATCAGGAGGATAATTTCCTACTATCTGGCCGGGACGGATTCAATAAAAATCAAGGTTTACAATGAAGAGCAGAGATCAGCAGTGGTGAGGGCATCAGATATTCTGATGGGCACGGAAATCGTTGAGGATACGGGGAAGGAAATTATGCTGGAGATATTTCTTGATAACTCGAGATTGAAAACAGAATACATAATGAGAAGGATGGGGAACACATGCATCGGTATGGTTTCCGATTTTTGCTCGGCCCTCAGAAAATTTGACAGATATCTCTGCAACTCAATAATCGCAAGGGAAAAGGAGGTTGACAGGCTGCACTTTTTGCTTCTGAGACAACTGAAACTGGCCAACATTTATGCCGATGTCGCTTCAGAACTTGAACTGCCGGTTGAAAAGCTTCAGGAATACAGAACGGTTGTCAGGGCTCTTGAGAGAGTTGCAGACCACGGTGCAAATATGGCAGAGAACCTTCTCGATCTTGGAAAGCCGGTTGAGTTTCTCTGTGAGTTCGTTGATGCCGATCTGGAAATGCTTAGAACTGCTGTTGTTGCATTTCTTGAAAACGAAATAGAGCTTGCTGAGGTGGTACTGGAAGAATTTGACGAAATTGAGGAACTTGAGAAAAAAATCTACAGCAAGGTCCTCACCGCCGATGTGGAGGAGGCTGTAAACCTCAAATCGATGATTGACAGTATTTCGAGAATTGCAAGCTACTCAGCAGACATTGCCGAAGTTGTTGTCAACATGGCTGTGATATAG